The Cellulomonas sp. S1-8 genome has a window encoding:
- the pstC gene encoding phosphate ABC transporter permease subunit PstC: MTTLRTTPAGAATTPPLPGVPTLSGRPRPFETVVRWLLRAAAALSVVITIGIVLSLLGPALAFFREVPVLDFLTGTRWAPQFADASFGVLPLVTATAWTTFIALLVAVPFGLGAAIYLAEYARPRVRGILKPVLELLAGIPTVVFGFFALSFVAPVLLRGLLGVQVGTFSILAAGLVMGFMIIPTVASLSEDAMTAVPQALRQGSAALGANRMQTTLRVVLPAALSGIVAAVVLGISRAIGETMIVAIAAGARPQMVTDPTMEGATMTGFIARMALGDSRIGSLQYNTLFAVGLLLFLLTLVVNMVSIQLVRRFRQEY; the protein is encoded by the coding sequence ATGACGACACTGCGCACGACTCCGGCAGGGGCGGCCACCACGCCGCCCCTGCCGGGGGTGCCCACCCTGAGCGGCAGGCCCCGACCGTTCGAGACCGTCGTGCGCTGGCTCCTGCGCGCCGCGGCGGCTCTCTCGGTCGTCATCACGATCGGCATCGTGCTCTCGCTCCTCGGCCCCGCCCTCGCGTTCTTCCGCGAGGTCCCCGTGCTCGACTTCCTCACGGGGACGCGTTGGGCGCCGCAGTTCGCCGACGCGTCGTTCGGCGTGCTGCCGCTGGTCACCGCGACCGCGTGGACCACGTTCATCGCGCTGCTGGTGGCCGTCCCCTTCGGTCTCGGCGCGGCGATCTACCTCGCCGAGTACGCCCGGCCCCGGGTGCGCGGCATCCTCAAGCCCGTTCTCGAGCTGCTGGCGGGCATCCCCACCGTCGTCTTCGGGTTCTTCGCGCTCAGCTTCGTCGCACCGGTCCTGCTGCGCGGGCTGCTGGGGGTCCAGGTCGGCACGTTCTCGATCCTCGCGGCCGGTCTGGTCATGGGCTTCATGATCATCCCGACCGTCGCGTCGCTCTCGGAGGACGCGATGACCGCGGTGCCGCAGGCGCTGCGTCAGGGTTCCGCCGCGCTCGGCGCCAACCGGATGCAGACGACGCTGCGCGTCGTCCTGCCCGCCGCGCTCTCCGGGATCGTCGCCGCGGTGGTCCTCGGGATCTCCCGCGCCATCGGCGAGACGATGATCGTCGCGATCGCCGCCGGCGCGCGTCCGCAGATGGTGACCGACCCCACGATGGAGGGCGCCACCATGACGGGCTTCATCGCGCGCATGGCCCTGGGCGACTCCCGCATCGGCTCGCTGCAGTACAACACCCTCTTCGCCGTCGGCCTCCTGCTGTTCCTGCTCACGCTCGTCGTGAACATGGTGAGCATCCAGCTGGTCCGACGCTTCCGGCAGGAGTACTGA
- the pstA gene encoding phosphate ABC transporter permease PstA, with product MTTTIAPHQRLATDGRSRERNPRSMIFLFALWLSLFIALLTLLTLIVSTFIDGAGRLDSRLFTEFPSSRPEEAGARPAILGSLWVIVTTALLAIPLGIAAAVHLEEFADRHSRFNRFVEVNIQNLAAIPSIIYGMLAVGFLGLMGVANKNIVIGGAVALALLILPVVIISTREALRSVPRDLRQGSLALGATGLQTTWRITLPAAIPGIATGTILSLSRALGEAAPLLLLGALVFVSFDPNGLMSGFTTMPIQIFGWTNNPQAEFRELAAAASLLLVGILLLMNGLAIVIRNRYQRRW from the coding sequence ATGACCACCACGATCGCGCCGCACCAGCGGCTCGCGACGGACGGTCGCTCACGCGAGCGCAACCCGCGCTCGATGATCTTCCTGTTCGCGCTCTGGCTGAGCCTGTTCATCGCGCTGCTCACGCTGCTCACCCTCATCGTGTCGACGTTCATCGACGGCGCGGGCCGGCTCGACTCCCGGCTCTTCACCGAGTTCCCGTCGTCACGGCCGGAAGAGGCGGGAGCGCGCCCGGCCATCCTCGGCTCGCTCTGGGTGATCGTCACGACCGCCCTCCTCGCGATCCCGCTCGGCATCGCCGCCGCGGTCCACCTCGAGGAGTTCGCCGACAGGCACAGCAGGTTCAACCGCTTCGTCGAGGTCAACATCCAGAACCTCGCGGCGATCCCCTCGATCATCTACGGGATGCTCGCCGTCGGGTTCCTCGGGCTAATGGGCGTGGCCAACAAGAACATCGTGATCGGCGGGGCCGTCGCGCTCGCGCTGCTCATCCTGCCCGTGGTCATCATCTCGACGCGCGAGGCGCTGCGCTCCGTCCCGCGCGACCTGCGGCAGGGCTCGTTGGCCCTGGGTGCCACCGGGCTGCAGACCACCTGGCGGATCACGCTGCCCGCAGCGATCCCCGGCATCGCGACCGGCACGATCCTGTCCTTGTCCCGTGCGCTCGGTGAGGCCGCACCGCTGCTGCTGCTGGGTGCCCTCGTCTTCGTGTCGTTCGACCCGAACGGCCTGATGAGCGGCTTCACGACCATGCCGATCCAGATCTTCGGCTGGACCAACAACCCGCAGGCGGAGTTCCGCGAGCTCGCGGCCGCGGCGTCGCTGCTGCTGGTCGGCATCCTGCTGCTGATGAACGGCCTCGCCATCGTCATCCGCAACCGCTACCAGCGTCGCTGGTGA
- a CDS encoding arsenate reductase ArsC: MTTTTPQHSALFVCVHNAGRSQMAAGYLRHLSGGAVEVRSAGSMPADQINPAAVEAMLEEGIDIRAERPKVLTTEAVQASDVVITMGCGDACPFYPGKRYEDWKLEDPAGQGVEAVRPIRDEIRSRVLGLLASLGVEPVGTTAG, from the coding sequence ATGACCACGACCACCCCCCAGCACAGCGCGCTGTTCGTCTGCGTGCACAACGCCGGACGCTCGCAGATGGCCGCCGGCTACCTGCGCCACCTGTCGGGCGGCGCCGTCGAGGTCCGGTCCGCCGGCTCGATGCCGGCCGACCAGATCAACCCCGCGGCCGTGGAGGCGATGCTCGAGGAGGGCATCGACATCCGCGCCGAGCGGCCCAAGGTGCTCACGACCGAGGCCGTCCAGGCGTCCGACGTGGTCATCACCATGGGCTGCGGCGACGCGTGCCCGTTCTACCCGGGCAAGCGCTACGAGGACTGGAAGCTCGAGGACCCCGCAGGTCAGGGCGTCGAGGCGGTGCGCCCGATCCGCGACGAGATCCGCTCCCGGGTGCTCGGCCTGCTGGCGTCGCTGGGCGTCGAGCCCGTGGGCACCACGGCTGGCTGA
- a CDS encoding metalloregulator ArsR/SmtB family transcription factor, whose amino-acid sequence MSTLSTDRPATPPDADCTPTTEAHAMGAEAAGRVAAILKALADPLRLRMLSYLTTSPTGEACVCDIATVADVTQPTVSHHLKVLKDVGVLASERRGTWVHYRVEPDLRGAVTTLLDAFAPAALDTAARDRGRVGLTDSDAVLDRVTARLVTEFPDAGHDTVQQLVRGSYTALARSASITTHLVVNAERFARQRLADRARADTADARPQVLFVCVANAGRSQLAAALMQHHAGDRVVVRSAGSAPAADVHAGVLPALVALGADDAAFPKPLTDDAVRAADVVITMGCGDTCPILPGKRYEDWVVGDPALASPAGVAAIRDEIDRRVRGLLADLLPDLPTTPAARS is encoded by the coding sequence GTGAGCACCCTGTCCACCGACCGTCCGGCCACACCCCCCGACGCCGACTGCACCCCGACCACCGAGGCCCACGCGATGGGCGCCGAGGCCGCCGGCCGCGTCGCCGCGATCCTCAAGGCGCTCGCCGACCCGCTGCGGCTGCGCATGCTGTCGTATCTCACGACCAGCCCGACGGGCGAGGCGTGCGTGTGCGACATCGCGACCGTCGCCGACGTCACCCAGCCGACCGTCTCCCACCACCTCAAGGTGCTCAAGGACGTCGGCGTGCTGGCCTCCGAGCGGCGGGGCACGTGGGTCCACTACCGCGTCGAGCCCGACCTGCGGGGCGCCGTGACGACGCTGCTCGACGCCTTCGCGCCGGCTGCGCTCGACACCGCCGCGCGCGACCGCGGCCGCGTCGGACTGACCGACAGCGACGCCGTCCTGGACCGGGTGACGGCCCGCCTCGTCACCGAGTTCCCCGACGCCGGGCACGACACCGTCCAGCAGCTCGTCCGCGGGTCGTACACGGCGCTGGCCCGGTCGGCGTCGATCACCACGCACCTCGTGGTCAACGCCGAGCGGTTCGCCCGGCAGCGACTGGCGGACCGCGCCCGGGCCGACACGGCCGACGCCCGTCCCCAGGTGCTGTTCGTGTGCGTCGCGAACGCCGGACGCTCCCAGCTGGCGGCCGCCCTCATGCAGCACCACGCGGGCGACCGGGTCGTCGTGCGCTCCGCGGGGTCCGCCCCCGCGGCGGACGTCCACGCCGGCGTCCTGCCGGCGCTGGTCGCGCTCGGCGCCGACGACGCCGCCTTCCCCAAGCCGCTGACCGACGACGCGGTCCGCGCGGCCGACGTCGTCATCACCATGGGCTGCGGCGACACCTGCCCGATCCTGCCCGGCAAGCGCTATGAGGACTGGGTCGTCGGCGACCCCGCCCTCGCGTCGCCCGCCGGCGTCGCCGCCATCCGCGACGAGATCGACCGCCGCGTCCGCGGCCTGCTCGCCGACCTGCTGCCCGACCTGCCGACCACGCCCGCCGCCCGTTCCTGA
- a CDS encoding winged helix-turn-helix transcriptional regulator: MLRHEGDPTMTTILTEHRVDAAHRSDTVRSWVRAGVPGRLAIVDRELDPDDSLVAALRTCGIDTAVDGDDLAALVHLATTPPDVVLVAATTPGDAGRFVSVVREQIGCPVLVAWEAGHEGQLREAVAAGAHPVVGQPYHLDEILGALRPLWPTSAPPAPAVRVGDLLLEPDGYECRVRGRTLDLTTIEFQTLALLAARADRVVSRQALIRALWPTVGDPDGAMAATVTRLRRKLAAAGAGPVISTLRGVGYRLESRTPRLSG, encoded by the coding sequence ATGCTGCGGCACGAGGGGGACCCGACGATGACGACGATCCTCACCGAGCACCGGGTGGACGCGGCGCACCGCAGCGACACGGTGCGCTCGTGGGTGCGGGCGGGCGTCCCGGGACGGCTCGCGATCGTCGACCGCGAGCTGGACCCGGACGACTCGCTGGTCGCGGCGCTGCGGACCTGCGGCATCGACACGGCCGTCGACGGCGACGACCTCGCGGCGCTCGTGCACCTGGCGACGACACCGCCGGACGTCGTCCTCGTCGCCGCCACCACGCCGGGCGACGCGGGCCGCTTCGTCTCCGTCGTCCGCGAGCAGATCGGCTGCCCCGTGCTCGTGGCGTGGGAGGCGGGGCACGAGGGCCAGCTGCGGGAGGCCGTCGCCGCGGGCGCGCACCCGGTCGTGGGTCAGCCGTACCACCTGGACGAGATCCTCGGAGCGCTGCGACCCCTGTGGCCCACCAGCGCTCCCCCGGCACCGGCGGTCCGCGTCGGTGACCTGCTGCTGGAGCCGGACGGCTACGAGTGCCGGGTGCGCGGACGCACGCTCGACCTCACGACGATCGAGTTCCAGACGCTCGCGCTGCTGGCGGCGCGCGCCGACCGCGTGGTCAGCCGGCAGGCGCTGATCCGCGCGTTGTGGCCGACCGTCGGTGACCCCGACGGCGCGATGGCCGCCACGGTCACCCGGCTGCGCCGCAAGCTCGCGGCGGCGGGCGCGGGCCCGGTCATCTCCACGTTGCGGGGCGTGGGCTACCGGCTCGAGTCGCGGACCCCCCGCCTGTCGGGCTGA
- the pstB gene encoding phosphate ABC transporter ATP-binding protein PstB, which translates to MNPIDRTLETDRVAVTTQAPQATRHDSRDLTPEPSPVLQCEDVAVRYGDFVAVRDVTLPFGHNEITALIGPSGCGKSTILRSLNRMNDLVDGARVSGAVRYWGQDVYGAGVDPIEVRRRIGMVFQKPNPFPKSIYDNVAYGPRVTGMKADSMDDLVEQSLRRAALWDEVKDKLNQSAYGLSGGQQQRLCIARTIAVEPDVILMDEPCSALDPIATLRIEELMSDLRSRYTIVIVTHNMQQAARVADRTAFFTTDVDSTTGDRTGRLVEFDLTTKIFENPADSRTEDYITGRFG; encoded by the coding sequence ATGAACCCCATCGACCGCACCCTCGAGACCGACCGCGTCGCGGTGACCACCCAGGCCCCGCAGGCCACACGGCACGACTCCCGCGACCTCACACCCGAGCCCTCGCCGGTGCTGCAGTGCGAGGACGTCGCCGTGCGTTACGGCGACTTCGTCGCCGTGCGGGACGTGACCCTGCCCTTCGGGCACAACGAGATCACCGCGCTGATCGGCCCGTCCGGCTGCGGCAAGTCGACCATCCTGCGGTCCCTGAACCGCATGAACGACCTGGTCGACGGCGCACGGGTCTCCGGCGCCGTGCGCTACTGGGGTCAGGACGTGTACGGCGCGGGCGTCGACCCGATCGAGGTCCGCCGCCGCATCGGCATGGTCTTCCAGAAGCCCAACCCGTTCCCCAAGTCCATCTACGACAACGTGGCCTACGGCCCGCGCGTGACGGGCATGAAGGCCGACTCGATGGACGACCTCGTGGAGCAGTCGCTGCGCCGTGCCGCGCTGTGGGACGAGGTCAAGGACAAGCTCAACCAGAGCGCGTACGGCCTGTCCGGCGGGCAGCAGCAGCGCCTGTGCATCGCCCGCACGATCGCCGTGGAGCCGGACGTCATCCTCATGGACGAGCCGTGCTCGGCCCTGGACCCGATCGCGACCCTGCGCATCGAGGAGCTCATGTCCGACCTGCGCTCCCGGTACACGATCGTCATCGTGACCCACAACATGCAGCAGGCCGCGCGGGTCGCCGACCGGACGGCCTTCTTCACGACGGACGTCGACAGCACGACCGGCGACCGGACGGGCCGCCTGGTGGAGTTCGACCTGACCACCAAGATCTTCGAGAACCCCGCCGACAGCCGCACCGAGGACTACATCACCGGGCGTTTCGGGTGA
- a CDS encoding ArsR/SmtB family transcription factor: MQPPPDATSPRVRSASAGGPAHAPTPGPALRATLSREQAERTAALLRVVSDPTRLQLLSLIHHTASGEARVADLTQALGLRQPTVTYHLNVLSEAGVVARDPRGREVWCSIVPDRIGEIADLLR; the protein is encoded by the coding sequence ATGCAGCCGCCCCCCGACGCCACCTCGCCGCGCGTGCGGTCGGCGTCGGCAGGCGGTCCCGCGCACGCCCCGACGCCGGGCCCGGCGCTGCGCGCGACGCTGAGCAGGGAGCAGGCCGAGCGCACCGCGGCGCTCCTGCGGGTCGTCTCGGACCCCACGCGCCTCCAGCTGCTCAGCCTCATCCACCACACGGCGTCGGGCGAGGCGCGGGTGGCGGACCTCACGCAGGCGCTCGGTCTGCGACAGCCGACCGTGACGTACCACCTCAACGTGCTGTCGGAGGCGGGCGTCGTCGCGCGCGACCCGCGGGGCCGCGAGGTGTGGTGCTCGATCGTCCCCGACCGCATCGGGGAGATCGCCGACCTCCTGCGCTGA
- a CDS encoding GNAT family N-acetyltransferase, with amino-acid sequence MSVGLRPVGRGDVDALARIYDHYVATSTATFELDPPGAGMWPEKIAAVTGGGWPFHVAVLDDDVVGYAYVAPWRTRPAYAHTVEDAIYLAPGATGRGIGGLLLGSVLEAAAAAGAREAIAVVADGDTAASLALHRRAGFADAGRLERVGRKFDRWLGTTLLQKSLAGP; translated from the coding sequence ATGAGCGTGGGGCTGCGCCCCGTGGGGCGGGGCGACGTCGACGCGCTCGCGCGCATCTACGACCACTACGTGGCGACGTCCACCGCGACCTTCGAGCTCGACCCGCCCGGTGCGGGGATGTGGCCGGAGAAGATCGCGGCCGTGACCGGCGGCGGCTGGCCGTTCCACGTCGCCGTCCTCGACGACGACGTCGTGGGCTACGCCTACGTCGCGCCGTGGCGGACGCGGCCGGCCTACGCGCACACGGTCGAGGACGCGATCTACCTCGCGCCGGGGGCGACCGGCCGGGGCATCGGCGGCCTGCTGCTGGGGTCGGTGCTCGAGGCCGCCGCGGCGGCCGGGGCGCGCGAGGCGATCGCTGTCGTCGCCGACGGCGACACCGCCGCCTCGCTCGCGCTGCACCGGCGCGCCGGGTTCGCGGACGCCGGGCGCCTGGAGCGTGTCGGCCGCAAGTTCGACCGGTGGCTGGGCACGACCCTGCTGCAGAAGAGCCTCGCCGGTCCGTGA
- a CDS encoding FAD-dependent oxidoreductase, with protein MRGATVVDVKREDLPVVVIGAGPVGLAAAAHLLERGLETVVLEAGDGPGAAIATWGHVRLFSPWRYDVDAAARRLLEPTGWVAPDEDALPTGAELVRDYLAPLAATTPIAARLRTRTRVLAVARDGADRTRSLGRERRAYRVRTRTADGRVEDVLARAVIDASGTYGTSNPVGASGLPAVGEHESAAYLTGPLPDVLGEQRERFAGRRTLVVGMGHSAANTLLSLVELARTHPGTTIDWAIRGGSARRLFGGGDADELPARGLLGTRLADAVAAGLLTLLTRVSIEQLVPAGDTVQVLGRTRDDALDLHVHAIVDATGFRPDLEMLREVRLDLDPVVESPRRLADLIDPNLHSCGTVPAHGESVLSHPDDGFYLVGTKSYGRAPTFLLATGYEQVRSIAAALAGDRAAADAVELVLPETGVCSTDLDPGGDADAGCCGGSSEPQLVQLGSGPA; from the coding sequence ATGCGAGGAGCGACCGTGGTCGACGTCAAGCGCGAGGACCTGCCCGTCGTGGTGATCGGGGCCGGTCCCGTGGGGCTCGCCGCTGCGGCGCACCTGCTGGAGCGCGGCCTGGAGACGGTCGTCCTCGAGGCGGGCGACGGCCCCGGCGCCGCGATCGCGACGTGGGGGCACGTGCGGCTGTTCTCCCCGTGGCGGTACGACGTCGACGCGGCCGCGCGGCGGCTGCTCGAGCCGACCGGATGGGTTGCACCCGACGAGGACGCGCTGCCGACCGGCGCCGAGCTGGTCCGCGACTACCTCGCCCCGCTCGCGGCGACCACGCCGATCGCCGCCCGGCTGCGGACCCGCACCCGCGTCCTGGCCGTCGCGCGCGACGGCGCGGACCGGACCCGGTCCCTGGGTCGCGAGCGCCGCGCGTACCGGGTGCGCACCCGCACCGCCGACGGACGGGTCGAGGACGTGCTCGCGCGCGCCGTCATCGACGCGTCCGGGACGTACGGCACGTCCAACCCGGTCGGCGCGAGCGGGCTGCCCGCCGTCGGCGAGCACGAGTCCGCGGCGTACCTGACGGGCCCCCTGCCGGACGTCCTGGGGGAGCAGCGCGAGCGGTTCGCCGGCAGGCGCACGCTGGTCGTCGGCATGGGCCACTCCGCGGCGAACACCCTGCTCAGCCTCGTCGAGCTCGCCAGGACGCACCCCGGGACGACGATCGACTGGGCCATCCGCGGAGGCTCGGCCCGCCGGCTGTTCGGCGGCGGCGACGCCGACGAGCTGCCCGCCCGCGGGCTGCTCGGCACCCGGCTCGCAGACGCCGTCGCCGCGGGGCTCCTGACCCTCCTGACGCGCGTGTCGATCGAGCAGCTGGTCCCGGCGGGGGACACCGTGCAGGTCCTGGGGCGCACGCGCGACGACGCGCTCGACCTGCACGTGCACGCGATCGTCGACGCCACGGGCTTCCGCCCGGACCTCGAGATGCTGCGCGAGGTGCGGCTCGACCTCGACCCCGTCGTGGAGTCACCGCGTCGCCTCGCCGACCTCATCGACCCGAACCTGCACTCGTGCGGCACCGTGCCGGCGCACGGCGAGTCGGTCCTGTCCCACCCCGACGACGGCTTCTACCTCGTCGGCACCAAGTCCTACGGCCGCGCCCCGACGTTCCTGCTCGCGACGGGGTACGAGCAGGTCCGCTCGATCGCCGCAGCGCTCGCGGGCGACCGCGCCGCCGCGGACGCCGTCGAGCTCGTGCTGCCCGAGACCGGGGTCTGCTCGACGGACCTCGACCCCGGCGGCGACGCGGACGCGGGCTGCTGCGGCGGGTCGTCCGAGCCGCAGCTCGTGCAGCTGGGGTCCGGCCCCGCATGA
- the arsB gene encoding ACR3 family arsenite efflux transporter, with amino-acid sequence MSHQDVISAAPPAAARLSSLDRWLPAWIGLAMLVGLALGRFFPPLADVLAHLEVGGISLPIGLGLLVMMYPVLAKVRYDRLTAVTGDKRLLVASLVLNWLVGPALMFALAWVFLPDLPEYRTGLIIVGLARCIAMVVIWNDLACGDREAAAVLVAINSVFQVVAFSLLGWFYLSVLPAWLGLDTQGLDVSIGQIALNVLVFLGVPLAAGFASRAIGERTKGRDWYEARFIPRVAPWALYGLLFTIVLLFALQGDAVTRNPLDVARIALPLLVYFAVMWGVGLASGKALGLGYARSTTLAFTAAGNNFELAIAVAIGTFGATSGQALAGVVGPLIEVPVLVGLVYVSLWAARRWFATDPYALPSTPTTDPAPHPQEVRP; translated from the coding sequence ATGTCTCATCAAGACGTCATCTCTGCGGCGCCGCCCGCCGCCGCACGCCTGTCCTCGCTCGACAGGTGGCTGCCCGCGTGGATCGGGCTGGCGATGCTCGTCGGGCTCGCGCTCGGCCGGTTCTTCCCCCCGCTGGCCGACGTCCTGGCCCACCTCGAGGTCGGCGGCATCTCGCTGCCCATCGGGCTCGGGCTGCTCGTGATGATGTACCCCGTCCTGGCCAAGGTCCGGTACGACCGGCTCACCGCAGTCACCGGCGACAAGCGCCTGCTCGTCGCCTCCCTGGTGCTGAACTGGCTCGTCGGCCCCGCGCTGATGTTCGCGCTGGCCTGGGTGTTCCTCCCGGACCTGCCGGAGTACCGCACCGGGCTGATCATCGTCGGGCTGGCGCGCTGCATCGCGATGGTCGTGATCTGGAACGACCTGGCCTGCGGCGACCGCGAGGCCGCCGCCGTGCTCGTCGCGATCAACTCGGTGTTCCAGGTCGTCGCGTTCTCCCTGCTCGGCTGGTTCTACCTCAGCGTCCTGCCGGCCTGGCTCGGCCTGGACACCCAGGGGCTGGACGTGTCGATCGGGCAGATCGCGCTCAACGTCCTCGTCTTCCTCGGGGTCCCGCTCGCCGCCGGCTTCGCGTCGCGGGCGATCGGCGAGCGCACCAAGGGCCGCGACTGGTACGAGGCGCGGTTCATCCCCCGCGTCGCGCCGTGGGCGTTGTACGGCCTGCTGTTCACGATCGTCCTGCTGTTCGCCCTGCAGGGCGACGCCGTGACCCGCAACCCCCTCGACGTCGCCCGCATCGCACTGCCGCTGCTGGTGTACTTCGCCGTCATGTGGGGTGTCGGGCTGGCGTCCGGCAAGGCCCTCGGCCTGGGCTACGCGCGCTCGACGACGCTGGCCTTCACCGCCGCGGGCAACAACTTCGAGCTGGCGATCGCCGTGGCGATCGGCACGTTCGGCGCGACGTCCGGGCAGGCGCTCGCCGGGGTCGTCGGCCCGCTCATCGAGGTCCCCGTCCTGGTCGGCCTCGTCTACGTGTCGCTGTGGGCGGCGCGGCGGTGGTTCGCCACCGACCCGTACGCGCTGCCGTCGACACCCACCACCGACCCCGCACCGCACCCGCAGGAGGTCCGCCCGTGA
- a CDS encoding PstS family phosphate ABC transporter substrate-binding protein: MFRLPHRTAAAITATGAVLLLAACGGQNSSSAAPTGGEGGDALSGEVVIDGSSTVEPLSSAAATLFRDVEPGVNVTVATSGTGGGFQRFCADETDISDASRPIKDEESADCEAAGVEYTEIVIANDGLSVVVNPENDWLDCITVDQLATIWGPESEGTVTSWADVDPSFPDEPLALYGAGTDSGTFDYFTEAVNGEEGAVRTDYTPSEDDNLTVQGVSGALGGMGFFGLSYAEENADTIKLLDVDNGEGCVTPTSETVQDGSYAPLGRPLFIYVNNAKYAENPALQAFVDFYLENEEQIAADALFIDLTDEQAQTARDALDSLVG, from the coding sequence GTGTTCAGACTTCCGCACCGCACCGCAGCCGCCATCACGGCCACCGGCGCCGTTCTCCTGCTCGCCGCGTGCGGCGGCCAGAACAGCTCGTCGGCCGCACCGACGGGCGGCGAGGGTGGCGACGCCCTCTCCGGCGAGGTCGTCATCGACGGCTCCTCGACGGTCGAGCCGTTGAGCTCGGCCGCCGCCACCCTCTTCCGTGACGTCGAGCCCGGCGTGAACGTCACCGTCGCAACCTCGGGCACCGGCGGCGGGTTCCAGCGGTTCTGCGCCGACGAGACGGACATCTCCGACGCCTCGCGCCCGATCAAGGACGAGGAGTCCGCCGACTGCGAGGCGGCCGGTGTCGAGTACACCGAGATCGTCATCGCCAACGACGGCCTGTCCGTCGTGGTCAACCCGGAGAACGACTGGCTCGACTGCATCACGGTCGACCAGCTCGCCACCATCTGGGGCCCGGAGTCCGAGGGCACCGTGACGTCGTGGGCCGACGTCGACCCGTCCTTCCCGGACGAGCCCCTCGCGCTCTACGGCGCCGGCACCGACTCGGGCACGTTCGACTACTTCACCGAGGCCGTCAACGGCGAGGAGGGCGCGGTCCGCACGGACTACACCCCGTCGGAGGACGACAACCTCACCGTGCAGGGCGTCTCCGGTGCCCTCGGCGGCATGGGCTTCTTCGGCCTCAGCTACGCCGAGGAGAACGCCGACACGATCAAGCTCCTCGACGTCGACAACGGCGAGGGCTGCGTGACGCCCACCTCGGAGACCGTCCAGGACGGCTCGTACGCACCGCTCGGCCGCCCGCTGTTCATCTACGTCAACAACGCGAAGTACGCGGAGAACCCGGCCCTGCAGGCGTTCGTCGACTTCTACCTCGAGAACGAGGAGCAGATCGCTGCCGACGCCCTGTTCATCGACCTGACGGACGAGCAGGCGCAGACCGCGCGGGACGCGCTCGACAGCCTCGTCGGCTGA
- a CDS encoding three-helix bundle dimerization domain-containing protein, with protein MSAPAYRQIAVMAVPVRLQLLALLLSDPDGEAGSSRLAGPAGDPGEVGRHLEEMADVGLLHRVERAPGERVYRPTHDAFARFGALAVTQGSDGDGSGEHDVILDRIVDRLATSFAGTFARPTVDRYVRQSYDLLAARARVRRHLPALTTRFAADRLSALARAEGLPVRTGVDVLFVCVHNSGRSQIAAAALRATAPAEVRVRTAGSAPRDRIDPTVRRILAERGWDSAAEFPKPLTDDVVRASDHVVTMGCGDACPVFPGRRYEDWPVADPGGLPDDGVRAVVADIERRVLDLLGRIALR; from the coding sequence GTGAGCGCTCCGGCGTACCGGCAGATCGCGGTCATGGCCGTCCCGGTCCGCCTCCAGCTGCTCGCGCTGCTGCTGAGCGACCCGGACGGCGAAGCGGGGTCGTCGCGACTCGCAGGCCCCGCGGGCGACCCGGGGGAGGTTGGCCGTCACCTCGAGGAGATGGCGGACGTCGGGCTGCTGCACCGGGTCGAGCGCGCGCCCGGCGAACGCGTCTACCGCCCGACGCACGACGCGTTCGCGCGCTTCGGCGCCCTGGCCGTGACGCAGGGGTCGGACGGCGACGGGTCCGGTGAGCACGACGTGATCCTGGACCGGATCGTCGACCGCCTCGCGACGTCCTTCGCCGGCACGTTCGCCCGTCCCACCGTCGACCGGTACGTCCGCCAGAGCTACGACCTGCTCGCCGCACGCGCGCGCGTCCGGCGTCACCTGCCCGCGCTGACCACCCGCTTCGCCGCGGACCGGCTCAGCGCGCTCGCACGGGCGGAGGGGCTGCCCGTGCGCACCGGGGTCGACGTGCTGTTCGTGTGCGTGCACAACTCCGGGCGGTCGCAGATCGCGGCCGCGGCGCTGCGCGCGACCGCCCCGGCGGAGGTGCGCGTCCGGACCGCCGGCTCGGCGCCGCGTGACCGCATCGACCCCACGGTGCGCCGGATCCTCGCCGAGCGCGGGTGGGACAGCGCCGCGGAGTTCCCCAAGCCGTTGACCGACGACGTCGTCCGCGCGTCGGACCACGTCGTCACGATGGGCTGCGGCGACGCGTGCCCCGTCTTCCCGGGCCGCCGGTACGAGGACTGGCCCGTCGCGGACCCGGGCGGGCTGCCGGACGACGGCGTGCGGGCCGTCGTCGCGGACATCGAGCGGCGGGTGCTCGACCTGCTCGGCCGCATCGCCCTGCGCTGA